From Corallococcus exiguus:
TGGGACTGCTCCTCCACCACCACGCGCCCCAGCTCCTCGCGCACCACCGTGTGCCGCGTGGCCGCCTTGTAGAGCGGATAGAGCACCATCGCCCGGCGCTCCACCACCGACGTGGTGAGCAGGTAGTGCAGGTACACGTCCGTCGTCCCCGTCACGCCCGTCACCCACTCCGCCAGCTGCCGGTCCAACGACTGGAACCACGCTGACGCCGCGCCCACGCTCAGGAACTCCGTCACGTCCTCGCGGCCCGCCACCTCACAGGCCAGCTGCTTGAACGTGAATGCATGCCGCGTCTCGTCCGCCAGGTGCCCCAGCACCTCCAACGACGGGTGCCGGTCCGCCACCGTGCGCGAAATCTTTCGCGCCCCAATGAACTCCAGCAGCGACAACGTGTGCAGCCACCTCACTTCCAACTCGGGAGACTGAGCGAGCTGCCGCAACACCGTCTGGATTCTGTCACGCATGGGGCGCCCCTCTATCGCGCCCCTCACGTCCTCCCAAGCACTGTTGCTCCGGACAGGAGTCATCACTCGCCCTGACCAGGAAGACAGGGACGGAGGACTGGCCAACAATGTTCGTGCCCCCGGGTTTGACCGGGAGGGCTCCGCCGCCGTTTGCTTCTCCGTGTCGAGGGCTGTGCCTGGTGCCGGGGGGTTGACCAGCATGCGTCCGTATCGCGGAGACCTGCATCCGTCCGGGCACCGTCCAGCCCGCGCCGCCGTGTCGCGGTCCGGCACCGGAGCGCGCGCATGAAGGCCCTGCCCCTGTCCTCCTTCCAGGGAGTGACGGCCTTCCGCCATTGGATGCGCGCCCAGGACGCGGGCCGGCTCCTCGCGTCCCTGCGCGTGCGCCCCCTCGCGGGCCACCTCCTCCGGGGCTCCGCGCTCGTGGGCGCCGTCGCTTGGGCCCCCTGCGTCCACTCCTTCTTCGCCGTGCCCTTCACGCCCGCGCTCGCGTGCTTCCTGCCCGGCGCCGTCCACCGCGTCGCCTTCGCCTGCGCGCACGCACGCCACCGGCGCGTGGGAGCCTTGAGCTGGCTCGCGTGGCTGCCGGGCCTGGCGCTGGAGCACTTCTTCCTCGCGGGCCTCACCGCGCTCGCCGCGCCTCGCGGGGCGCTCGTCCTCGGCGTGCTGCTCATCGGCCTCTCCGCGGTGCACGGCCGGCGCTACCGGGTGACCTGGCGCGAGCCCTTCCTCATGGTCGGCACGCTCGTGGCCCTGCTCGGCGCGGCGGCACTGGCGTGGCACTCCCAGAACGGGCTGCTCCTCGCCGTCATGGGGCCCGCGGCGCTGGTCGCGCAGCTGTACCTGGGCTCGCTCGCCATGCGCTACGACCAGGCCCGCGCGGACGCGGACCGCCTGCGCGCCGCCGTGCACGCGCAGCTCGTGGAGCAGCAGGAGCGCGACGTGGGCCGCCTCACCCAGGCCATGGCGGAAATCCTCGGCCACCACCAGGGCATGGACCAGGTGCTGCACGACGCAGGCACCGCCGCGGACATGATGAAGGCCTTCGGCACGCAGCGTAGCGCGCTCGCGCGCACCGGCTTCGAGGACCAGTCCCGCCAGCTCCAGGACAGCCTTCGACAGCTCCAGGAGATGGTGAAGGAGGTGCGCGCCAAGAGCCGCCGCTTCGCCGGCACGGAGCCGGAGGCCGTGGACCTGGGGCTGGTGCTGGAGTCCGTGCAGGCCCAGGTGTCCCTGCGCTTCCCCGACGTGGACATCCACGTGGAGATGCAGATGTCACGGCCGCTTCGCGCGCTCCTGCGCGGTGGGCCGCTCACGCTGCGCCGGGTGGTGGAGAACCTGGTTGTCAACGCATGCGAGGGCAATGGCGAACAGGGCGCTTCCCGGGTCTTCATCCGGGCACGCACCGAACCGCTCAGCGGACGCCTGGAGGTGGAGATCGAGGACGACGGACCCGGCTTCCCTCCAGAGCGCCTCAACGCGCCCGCGGAGGAGCTCTACACGACCAAGTCCCAGGGCACGGGACTGGGCCTCTACACCAGCGAGTGCCTGCTCCGCGCCAGCGGAGGACTGCTGCACCGGCACAACGGACCGGGAGGCGGCGCCCTGCTCCGCATCCTGCTGCCCCGGGAGTACCCATGAAGCCCCTCAGCGCATTCACTCCGACGCCGTCCACGCCCCTGACGCGCGGGCGCGCCGCGAATGAAGCGGTGGCCCCGTCCAGCGGCCCGGCCCTGCTCACCTCGTTCGACGTGCGCGCCTACCATGAAGCCCTCGCCGCGCGCGGACTCGCCCGCCAGGGCACGAACCCCCGCGTGTACTGCCACACGGGCCTGGTGGACCGGCTGCCTCCGCCCGGCACACCGGGGCCGGAGCTGCGCGAGCGGCTGAGGGACTCGCAGGAAGCGATGCTCGTGGAGCTGGCGCGCGCCATGGGCCCCTTCCCGGACGGCGGCGAGGTGCTCGACGTGGGCAGCGTCCTGGGCGGCAGCGCGCTGTACTGGGCCCAGGAGCACCGCGCGCGCGTGACGGCGATGGTGACCGTGCCCACGCACCTGGAGCAGGTGCGCCGCTTCGCGCACGAGGCGGGCATGGGCGCGCACGTGCAGGTCCGGCTGTGTACGGGCGAGCCGCCCCGGCCCCGCGAGTGCTACGACGCCGTCATCGCCGTGGAGAACACCTGCGCCCTGCCCCGCGCGGAGTGGCTGCGCGGCATGCACGCCCGGCTCAAGCCCGGCGGAGTGCTCGCCATCGCGGACTGCTTCTGGGTGCGGCCCGACGCCGTGCATCCCTCCGAGAACGCGTGGAGCCGGCACCTGGGCAGCGTGACCGCGTTCCTCGCCGACGCGCGCGAGGCGGGCCTGGAGCTGGAGGCGCATGACGACGTGTCCGCGCGAGCGGTGGGCTTCTGGACGCTGAGCTCGGAGCTGCGCGTCCACGAGCACCTGGCTCGCGCACCCACGGACGCCCACAGCCTGCGCGCCGCGCTCAACGCCGTGCGCGCCGAGTCGCGCCGCGAGCACCTGTGGCTGCAACAGGGCCTGCTGGATGGCGGGCTGGAGTACGCGCTGCTCGTGCTGCGCCGCGAGCCCTGATCCATTGCGTGTCCAGGCAGGCGGCCTGGCGGGCCCCTGCCCCATGGCACGAGGAGAGGGCGGCCTGGCGGCATGCAGCCCTCGGACGATGTCCCTGCGTCGCCCCACCCCCAGCCTTGGGTTCGTCACACCAACACGGGGGGTCGAGCATGAAGGGTTTCACGCGATGGATGGTGCTGGGGGCGGTGGCGGGCGCGATGGCCCTGACCGGGTGCCAGAGCAAGGACCGCTCGCAGGAGAGCATGGGCGGCGGGACGGGAGGCTCCGGAAGCACCCAGGGTACGCAGGGCACCCAGGGCACCGAGCCTGGCATGGGCACGGGGCATGAACAGAGCCCGAGCCAGGGCGAAGGTTCGACGATGGATCAGGGCACGGGCGGAGCCGGCTACGACGCGGGCACGGGCGGAGCCGGCTACGACTCAGGCACGGGCGGATCCGGCTACGACTCAGGCACGGGCGGATCCGGCATGGAGCCTGGCTCCGGCATGGAGGGCTCCGGTGGCTCGAACGACACCACCGGCGGCAACACCGGATCCGGCTCGGTCCCCGAGCCCACCCGCTAGGCCTTGAGCCTCGGGGCGGCGCGGGCGTGACCGGATGGCGCGCCCGCGCCCTTCCTCAAATCTTCACCATCAACGCGCCGGTGAGGCGGGTCTCCGTCTTCACCAGGTCGGGGCTCCAGCCGTCCACGAGCGAGCCCGGCGCGCCCTGGTTGCCACCGGGCGGCGTGACGCCTCCGCGTCCGGAGAAGTACGGCACGTTGGCGGCGCGGTGGTTGAGCTCCACGCGGAAGGTGATGAACGGCTGGGGGATGACGTCCGCGGCCACCTGGAAGTCCCAGGCGCGGTAGCGGTCGCCCGGGTTCGCGGTGAAGTACGGCGTGCCGGAGGCCGCGGTCGTCCCGTTGATGGGCGGCAGCAGCACCAGGTAGCGCCCGGGGTTGGTGATGGCGCCACCGCCCACGGTCAGCGCCAACCGGTCCTGGAGGAACCACGCGCGGTGGTACGCCATGAACCCCAGGAAGTACTGCGACCCGCAGTCCACGCCGCCGCCGAACTCACAGCCAGCGTCGAGCGTGAGTGACGCCGCCGCCTTGCTGACGAAGCCGCCCGGCGCGTCGTGGTACTTCACCATCACGCTGTCGTCGGTGTGCACGCGCGTGCGGCCCGGATTCCCCAGCGTGTCCGAGCCGTAATACTGATTGCCCACCACCGACAGCCAGCCCGTGGGACGCCACAGCACCTGCCCGCCCACGCCTTGACCGTCGTTGAAGCGGCCATACGACTGCCAGCCATTCACGAGCCACGGTTCAATCTTGAGCGTGTCGCTGACGAAGATTTGCGCGCGCACGCCGTTGAAGAACCACGGCGTGTTCGACGACACGTAGGACGGCTGGTAGGTCCAGTTGTCCGCGTTGTAGTAGCTCCACAAGCCGATGTAGCTCATGAAGATGCCGGCCTGCAGGTTGATGCCTCGCAGAGCATCGAAGTGGTAGCCGCCGTAGGCCTCGGAGACGTAGCGGTAGGCGTTGTCCAGGCCCCACTGGCCGCGAATGGGGCTCGCGTCGTTGCGCGGCGTGGTCTGCGAGTACATGCCGAACTGGGTCATCAAGCGGCCCATGACGTTCTTGTAGAGAAAGTCCCCGCCAATGCCGAGCTGCGTGACCTGCACCTCTCCGTGGCGGAACACCTCGCTGGATCCGGAGAGCGTGTCGTCCCGCGGGCGGTTGAAGCTGTAGTGGTACGCCGTATCCAGACGGAACTCGCCGGTGAACGGGCCGAAGCTGAGCGGCTTCTCGTTGGCGCCCGCGTTGCCGGGCAGCCAGGAGAAGTCCGCGAAGGCCAGCGGCGCGGGGCGCGCGTCGGACTGCGCATGCGCGCGCGGTGCGAGCAACAGCACGGCGAGCGCGGGTAGGAATGGGAGGTGGGGCAGCCAGGAGGTGACGGGTCTCATGGCGGGGCCGGATTGCAGCCGTCATACCCGGGGGCGAAACGGGCGGGACTCCAGGAACCCCGCGAGGTTGGCGAAGCGGTGCGGGCCCTCGCGTCGTGCGAATCGCAGGGTGCCCCTGCGGGACTTCGCGCGAAGCGCAAGAGGACTGGACGCGCATCCAATGTGGCGGATTTTCACCCGTGGACTCCCCGTAGGACCTGGGGGCATGGCCTGTGTCCACCGGCGCGTGACACCTGGAGGCGGGAAGTCGGAGAGAGGGCGGGACTCGGGTACGGTGCCCGCACGATGCGCTTCTCCTTCGTGCACGCCGCGGATCTCCATCTGGACACTCCGTTCCGGGGCGTGGCCACGCACGGCCCGCTCCTGGAGCGCTTCCAGCAGTCCACCTTCCATGCACTCGCGCGCATCGTGGACGTGTGCCTGCGCGAGCGCGTGACGTTCCTGCTGCTGGCCGGGGACCTGTTCGACGTGAAGGACCGCTCGGTGCGCGCGCGGCTGGCGCTGCGCACGGAGCTGTCGCGGCTAGACCGCGCGGGCATCCAGACCTTCATCGTGCACGGCAACCATGATCCGCTGAGCGGCGACACCGGCACGCTGGGTCTGCCCGCGTCGGTGAAGGTGTTCGGCCCGGAGTGGGAGGACGTGGAGGTGCGACGCGAGGGCCGGCGCCTGTGTCACGTGCAGGGCGTTTCCTATCCGGACGTGGAGGTGCGCGAGAACCTGTCCGCGAGATTCCGCCGCACCGGCGAGCACTTCAGCGTGGGCCTGTTGCACGCGAACCTGGGCGGCGACGCGGGCCACGCGAACTACGCGCCCTGCACCGCCGCGGACCTGGCGGCGGGAGGGCTGGACTACTGGGCCCTGGGCCACGTGCACACGCGCGCGGAGCACCTGCTGCCCGGCGGTGGCGTGGCGGTGTACCCGGGCAACCCGCAGGGCAGGCACGTGCACGAGACGGGCGAGCGCGGCTGCGTGGTGGTGGACGTGGAGGACGGCGTCGCGCGCAGGCGCTTCGTACCGGTGGACCGCGTGCGCTGGCACCGGCTGGACGTGCCGCTCGCGGGTGTCACGTCGCTGGACATGCTTCAGGCAGTGGCCACGGAGGTGGTGGAGTCACGCTGCGCGGAGGACTTCGACGGGCACGCGGTGCGCCTCACGCTGGCTGGACGCGGCCCGCTGCATCGGGAGCTCGTGCGGCCGGGAGCGAGGACGCAGCTGGAGTCGGACCTGCGCGAGCGGCTGGCACGCGCGCATCCGCCGGTGCTGCTGGAGTCGCTGCGCGATGGCAGCCGGCCGGAGGTGGACCTGGAGGCGGTGCGCGCCGGAGGCGGCTTCCTGGGCACGCTGTTGGAGGAGGCGCAGGCGCTGACCCATGACGACGCGGCGCTCGCGTCGCTGTGGGACGACGAGGACCTGACGACGCTGGGGCAGCGGCTCAAGCGGCTGGGCGTGGATGCGCTGGAGACGCCCCGGCCGGAGCTGGTGGCGCAGGCGGGCCAGCGCGGCGTGGAGCAACTCCACGAGGAGGCATCATGAAGCCGGGCCTGCGCATCAACCGCTTCCAGGTGGACGGCTTCGGGCACTTCCGCGGGTACTCGGGGACGCCGGGGCCGGGGCTCACGCTGTTGTACGGCCCCAACGAGGCGGGCAAGAGCACGCTGCTGGCGTTCCTGCGCGGCGTGCTGTTCGGCTTCGAGAAGCGCGGCCAGCCGGAGCGCTACGAACCGGAGGGCGCGATCTTCGGCGGCGAGCTGTGGCTGGAGACAGCCTCCGGCCCGCTGGTGGTGCACCGACACGGCGGCAAGCGCGCGTCGGAGGGCACGCTCACGGTGCGCGGCCTGGATGGACAGCCGCTGCCGGAGACGCTGCTCGACCAGGCGCTGGCGGACGTGCCGCGCGAGCTGTTCTTCGAGGTGTTCGCCTTCCGCCTGGATGAGCTGTCCTCGTTCCAGCGGCTCGCGCAGCAGCGCGGCGTGTCGGAGGCGCTGTTCGCCGCGGGCATGCAGGGCGCGCGCAGGTTGCCGGAGGCGGTGGAGCGGCTGCGCAAGGACGCCGAAGCGCTGTACGCGCCGCGCGGGCAGAAGCCCGAGCTGAACCGCGTGATGAAGGACCTGGAGGAGGTACAGCAGGCGCTGCGCGAAGCAGGAGACCGGCCCGCGCTCTACTTCTCCACGCGTGACCAGCTGGCGGAGCGCATCGCGGAGGGCCACGCGCTGGAGGTGGCGCGCAAGCACACCGAGCATGAGCTGGACCACGCCTCGCGGCTGGAGTCCGCGCTGAGTGACCTGACGGTGCTCGCACGCGACCGGGCGGAGCTGGCCACGCTGCCGGTGCTGGACACCTTCCCGCCGGGCGCGGAGACACGGCTGGAGGACGTGCTCCAGCGGCGCAAGACGTACCGCGCCCAGCAGGCACAGCTGCACGAAAGGCTCGCGCCCATCGAAGAAGCACGGGAGCGGCTGGCGGCCCCATGGCCCGTGCGCGAACGCGCGGAGTCCCTGCGCACGGCGCTGGCCACGTACTCCGGACACTCCGAACAGCTTCGCTCGCTGCCCGCGCGCAGGGCATCGCTCACGTCACGGCGGCGGCAGCTGGAGCAGTCACTGGGAGAGCTGGGGCTCGCGGTGGACGCGGGCGGATTGCTCGCGCTGGACCTGGGCGCGCGGGCGCGCGGAGAACTGGAGTCGCTCGCGGGACGGCTGGACGCGGCGGACACGGCGCTCGCGCAGGCGGAGTCGGAGCAGGCGCGCACGCGCGAGGAACGGGCGCGACTGGAGACGACGCTGGGGCGGGTCCAGGCGGAGCTGACCGCGCTGCCTGAGACGCGGCCCGCGCAGGTGCGGCAGCGGCAGGCAGCGGTGGGACGGATGCGCGCGGTGCGCGGAGACCTGGAGCGGCTGGCCGAGCAGCGGCTGGAGCAGCGCCGCCAGATGGACGGCGTGCGGGCGCCCACGGACGCGGTGCCGCTGCGCTCGCTGGTGCCGCTGTCGTGGGTGGTGTCGGCGGCGCTCGTGGCGCTGGGGTTCGCGGCGCTCGCGGCGTGGATCGCGGGTCCGTCGGTGGGCGTGCTGTGCGCGGTGGGCGGCCTGCTGCTGGTGGGGCTGCTGCTGCTCGTGCGCCACCGCGTGGAGACGGCGCGCAAGGCCAGCCTGGAGGCACAGGCGGCGCGGCACCGCTGGCGGCAGCAGGAGGAGGAGCGGTTCCGCTCGGCGCAGGCGGCGATGAGCGCGCGCGAGGAACTGCTCCAGCGGGAGCTGTTGAACGCCTCCAGCGCGGCGGGCCTGTCCCCGGGCGCGTCGCTGTCGGACCTGGCCGCGCAGGAGTCGCTGCTCGCGGAGCAGCTGACGCAGGCCGAGCGGCGCGAGCTGCTGGTGCGCGAGGAGGACACGCTGCGCACGGCCTGGGACACGGCGGTGCGAGACGACCAGCGCGTGGAGGAGGCACGGCTGCGCGCGAGCCAGCGCGAGGAGGTGCTGCGCGAGGAGTGGATGGCGTTCCTGGTGGCTCGCCGCTTCCCGGAGGCCCTCTCCGCGGCGTCGGCGCTGACGTTGTGGCTGGATGCCGCGGCGCTGCGGCAGCGGCTGCTGGACCTGCGCACGGACGAGGAGGAGTTCACGGTGGCGGAGGCCGCGTGCGACGCGGTGACGACGCGGCTGTTGCAGGAAGCGCGGGCCGCGGGCATGCCCCCGGGACAGGCGGAGACGGTGGCCGCGCGGGTGTCCGTGGCGCTGGAGGAGGTGCGCTCGAGGGCGGCCGACCAGCGGCACCTGGACGGTCAGCGCGGCGAGCTGTTGGCGGAGAAGGCGCGGCTGGACCAACTGGCGCTGGACGAAGACCAGGCGTGGGAGGCGCTGCTCACGGAAGGCGGCTGCCAGGACGAGGCCACCTTCCGCCGCCGCGCGGTGCAGGCGCGAAGGTACGCGGAGCTGGCGGCCCGGGTGCGCGAGCACGTCCAGCGGGTGCAGGCACTCACCGGCCTGGGTGAGAACGCGGCGCACGAGGAGGTACACGCGGCGGGCGGTGAGACGGGCCTGAAGGAACAGCTCGCCACGCTGCGCGAGCGTCACAAGGCCGAAGGCGACCGCCACAAGGCGGTGCTCACGGAGCAGGGCAGCCTGAAGACGCAGCTGTCGCAGTGGGAGAACGACGACCGCGTGTCGCGGCTGCGCATCCAGGAGGAGACGCTGCGCGCGAAGGCGGCGGAGCTGGCCACGCGCTACGCGGCGGACCGGCTGACGCTGGCGTTGCTCGGGAGGGCGCGCCGGAGGTTCGAGGAGGAGCAGCAGCCGCGCGTCATCCAACTGGCGAGCGAGCTGTTCTCCGAGCTGACGGCGGGGCGCTACCGCCGCGTCTTCATCCCGGCCGGGGACGCGCGCGAGCTGCGGGTGAGCGACGGCGCCAGGGACTGGAGCGCGGAGCAGCTGTCCCGGGGCACGCGCGAGCAGCTGTTCCTCGCGTTCCGGCTGGCCGTCATCCGCGACTTCGGGGAGACGCGGGGCGCGCTGCCGCTCATCACGGACGACGTGCTGGTGAACTTCGATCCAGAGCGGGCCCGGGGCGCGGTGCGGCTCTTCGCGAGGCTGGCGGAAGCCCACCAGGTCATCGCCTTCACCTGCCACCCGTGGCTGCGCGAACAGTTCGAAGCGGAAGGCGCCCACGTCCTGGAGCTGCCCGGCGCCACGAAGTCTCCCCGCGAAGGCGCCCAACCGTTACGGGTGGTCTCCGGCGGATAGCTAGAAGTCCTCCGTCACGAGCAGGCAGCCCCAGCCGTCATACGTGCCCCAGTGCGACGCCACGACGTCGAGGATCTCCTCGCACACCGCGTCCATCCTCGCGTCGTCCACGGTGTCCACCCGGCGGAAGTCCAGGCGCCACATCAGCCCGCGCACGGGAACGATCTGACACCGGAAGCCCTGGAACCCCAGGCCCCGCAGCCGGCCCTCTGCTTCCTCCGCCTCCCGCTCCCACGTGAAGTGCGCGCGGTGCTCCACCTTCCGGGCCACGTCCAGCAGGTCCCCCTCCGCTCGCAGAAGCGCGACCCGCTGGCGGTTCATCCTCACCTGCCACTGCAAGGGCGACGGGAAGAGCGTCTGGAGATACACCGTCCAGCCGGGGTCCCGCGTCCGCGCCACGTCCACGTCATAGGCCCCCTGATGGGCCTGCACGAGCGGCCGCACCTGCCTGGCCGTGATGGACTTCGGGCCATACAGGTAGACGTACTGCACGCCTTGATCCACGAGGTGCCCGACCCCCAGCAGCCCCAGGGGACGCAAACACGCCTCCAGCGCGCCCTGCACCGCGAACACCGCGTCCTCCTCATCGCTGTCCAGGAGCCCGTTCGACATCGGGTTCTTCAAGGGGAGGGCCAGTCGCCAGAGCACGGGGTGGCTGGCCATGGGCGCGAGCGGATTGGCGCCCAGGTCGATCCCCACGGTCTGCGGCCCCTCCGTGGACCACCGGAAGTAGTCCTCGAAGGATTCTCTCCAGGGCTTCGCGGAGGACGGAGCGTTCATGCCGGGCAAGTCCAACCTCCAGAGGTCGTGGGCCGGTCGACCTCGCGCCCCCGCGCGGATCCAGACTCTAGCGCACAAAAAAATACTGGGAGCGCGCCCCCTCGACGCGCTCCCAGTAACTCAACCCCTCCCCCGAGGGGTCCCCCTCTCGGATGCGGCCCCCAAAGCTCCGCGTCCGTCCTGCTTTTCCTTCAAGACGTCGACTACCGAAAACCTTGAGTCCCGGAAGATCGACCCCCGAAACCCTTTCCCCCTCTGCCCGGTCCGCTCTGCGTCCCGAGCCCTTGGACCCTGGTGGCTCTGCCCCCAGCATCCCCACCTCGCCTTCAATACGTCGGCCGCGAAAAACCTTGGTTCGGTCCTGTTTTTTTCCGCCGCCCCCCTCTGACGCGGCCGGCCGGACGGCCCTCCCCGGGGCGCCTGCGTCGGCGCTGCTGCTACAGTCGCCCACCCTGGAGGGGCGCCATGAAGAAGACGTCGGCGGTGGTCATTGGAGGAGTCGTGCTCGCGCTCCTCATCGGAGCCGGGGTCTTCTGGTGGCAGAGCCCCACTCCCCCCACCCCCGCGTCCCCACCGGCCGCCCGCACCGCGCGCCGGCAGCTTCCCCCCACGCCACCCCCGCCACCCCAGGGTGCCCTCCAGGTCCAGGGCCGTGTCGTCGACCTCCAGGGGCAGCCCGTCGCCGGCATCGAGGTCTCCGCCTCCGTCCCCCTGCCCGGGGAGACCCTGACGGAGCTGCCCTGTGACGAGGACTCGCCCGAGGTCCCCGTGGTCTCCGAGGACTGCGATTCCCTCCCCGCCCTCCGCTGGGTCCGAGAGATGGTGGAGGCCCACCGGGGCGCCGCCTTCGTCCTGTCGCGCACCACCTCCGCCCAGGACGGCACCTTCACCCTGGAGGGCCTGCCCCAGGGGACAGTCGACCTCTGGGCCCTGGGTTCCCAGGGCGCCGGCCTCCAGGAGGACGTCGTCACCGGCACGCGGGACGTGACGCTGGAGCTCGGGGCCAGCCAACGGCTCACCGGCCGCGTGGTGGACGAGGACGGCGCCCCGCTCGCCCAGGCCCAGGTGACCGTGCTGCACACGGACACCGCGCGCTACTTCGAGACGAAGACCGGCGCGGACGGCCGCTTCTCCCTGGGCCCCCTGCCCGGAGAGGTCCCCTACAGCCTCCTCGCCGCCCACCCCGGAAAGCTCACCGAGTGGATGGGGGACGTGGCCCCGGTCGCCCTGCCCGAGGACATCGTGCTGTTCGCCCCCCGGCGCATCGTGGGCACCGTGGTGGACGGCGAGCATCCCGTCGCCGGCGCCACCGTCACGGAGCTCGACGGCGAGCGAGTCACCACCACCGACGCCCAGGGCCGCTTCACCTTCGACGGCCTCCCCCCCGACAACTACATCCTGGAGGCGGAGCAGGGCGGCCTCCAGGCGCACGAAACGGTGGAGGTCACGGAGGACCAGCGCGAGGTCTCGGTGACGCTGAGCCTGGGCACCATCTTCTTCGTCGAGGCCACCGTGCGAGACACCGCCGGCAACCCCGTGGCCCACGCCGAAGTGAGCGCCGCCAATCTCCGTGAGCCTGACGAGCACTACCCCCCCCACCGCTTCAAGGAGCTTGGCACCACCGGCGAGGACGGCCGCCTGCGCCTGGGCCCCCTCCGGGCCCGTGACTACGTCTTCCAGGTGGTGGCGGACCAGATGATGGACCTCACCGCCGTCCGCACCGTGGCCGAGGGCGGTCCTCCGCTGGACTTCGTCCTCTCCCCCGCCGTCCTCGTGGAAGGCATCGTCACCAACGCCGCGGGCCAGCCGGTGGCGGAAGCCTCCTTGTCGCTGCGTCCACCCGCCCGGAAGCGCCCGGCCGACCCGCCTCCGCCCGTGTACACGCGCTCGCTCATCTTGATGCACCCGCACCGCGAGGCGCCCTTCACCTTCGACGCCACCTCCGACGAGGAGGGCCACTTCGCCATCAAGGTGGACCAGGCCCTCTCCGGCACCCTCACCGTCGAGGCCGACGGCTACCTGCCGCGCAAGCTCCAGGTCCGCGCCCCCACGTCCGGCCTGAAGCTCACCCTGGACTCGGGCGCCACCGTGCGCGGCACCGTGACGAGCTCGCGCGGCACACCCGTCAACGAGGTGGACGTCAGCCTGGTGATGCAGGAGCCGGAGCAGGAGCCCTCGACAGGCGCCCGCGAGGCCCCAGAAGAAGACGACGACAAGATCGACATCATCCGCATGACCTTCGCGGGCACCTCGGGCGAGGACGGCCGCTTCGACATCAAGGGCATTCCTCCCGGCACCTATGCCGTGTGGATGCGGACCACCACGGGCGGCTACGAGCGCCTCATGCCCGACCGCGTGGTGCTGCGCGGCTCGGAGACCGTGGAGCTGGCGCTGCGCCTGGACCTGGACGGACGCGTGGGGGGCATCGTCGTGGACGCGGAGGGCCGGCCCCTGGCGGACGTCACCGTGGACGCCACCGCGAAGGAGGACGAGGCCAGCAACGGCCGCTCGTACTCGCCCCTCTCCATGAAGACCGGCCCGGACGGCCGCTTCATCCTGGAGCCGCTGGCGCGCGA
This genomic window contains:
- a CDS encoding DUF695 domain-containing protein, producing MNAPSSAKPWRESFEDYFRWSTEGPQTVGIDLGANPLAPMASHPVLWRLALPLKNPMSNGLLDSDEEDAVFAVQGALEACLRPLGLLGVGHLVDQGVQYVYLYGPKSITARQVRPLVQAHQGAYDVDVARTRDPGWTVYLQTLFPSPLQWQVRMNRQRVALLRAEGDLLDVARKVEHRAHFTWEREAEEAEGRLRGLGFQGFRCQIVPVRGLMWRLDFRRVDTVDDARMDAVCEEILDVVASHWGTYDGWGCLLVTEDF
- a CDS encoding carboxypeptidase regulatory-like domain-containing protein; the encoded protein is MKKTSAVVIGGVVLALLIGAGVFWWQSPTPPTPASPPAARTARRQLPPTPPPPPQGALQVQGRVVDLQGQPVAGIEVSASVPLPGETLTELPCDEDSPEVPVVSEDCDSLPALRWVREMVEAHRGAAFVLSRTTSAQDGTFTLEGLPQGTVDLWALGSQGAGLQEDVVTGTRDVTLELGASQRLTGRVVDEDGAPLAQAQVTVLHTDTARYFETKTGADGRFSLGPLPGEVPYSLLAAHPGKLTEWMGDVAPVALPEDIVLFAPRRIVGTVVDGEHPVAGATVTELDGERVTTTDAQGRFTFDGLPPDNYILEAEQGGLQAHETVEVTEDQREVSVTLSLGTIFFVEATVRDTAGNPVAHAEVSAANLREPDEHYPPHRFKELGTTGEDGRLRLGPLRARDYVFQVVADQMMDLTAVRTVAEGGPPLDFVLSPAVLVEGIVTNAAGQPVAEASLSLRPPARKRPADPPPPVYTRSLILMHPHREAPFTFDATSDEEGHFAIKVDQALSGTLTVEADGYLPRKLQVRAPTSGLKLTLDSGATVRGTVTSSRGTPVNEVDVSLVMQEPEQEPSTGAREAPEEDDDKIDIIRMTFAGTSGEDGRFDIKGIPPGTYAVWMRTTTGGYERLMPDRVVLRGSETVELALRLDLDGRVGGIVVDAEGRPLADVTVDATAKEDEASNGRSYSPLSMKTGPDGRFILEPLARDWDYELTAVKPGYAMPQPPKKESPDEGPDDETFEETHARLKRWMDEQEGPKVIARAGNMGVRITLAFQGRITGRLARKDGTPITRFTVNEEAMRDPKGAFTVFVDEPGPQHLTFEVPGHALTQRDVDVPAGRSVDLGTVRVEAGHVIQGRVVDDTTGAPLAGVSVSLALPAEDVRNAEHSESFADVTTGPDGTFQLPAVESRPYVLTVQEAEHASLERIVGPTEDTLELRLPSATRLEVSVRDAQGLPLGVVLTAISKADPEEQLIASASNGVAQFRDLAPGDYIVKIAGGNTGRVVPRVVHVEPRRVNRVDLPLSTTGLKLKLRWSERGRQGTPYLLPGRVPAPPESASASEVRWLGEQALAPLFHGADTWVLVPPGPYTLLVLQEREGRWLSFRQDVTVGAGTMQDSQEVEVPALPW